In Pseudoalteromonas xiamenensis, the following are encoded in one genomic region:
- the era gene encoding GTPase Era, with translation MTLNTHCGMVAIVGRPNVGKSTLLNCIVEQKVSITSRKPQTTRHRILGIHTEDNYQAVYVDTPGLHSEEKRAINRLMNRAASSSIGDVEMILFVVEGTHWTSDDEMVLNKIKNSGHPIFLIINKADNVKDKEDLIPHVQWLHEKGDFAGIIPISAKTGKNVDLVKAEVRKRLPECEFYFPEDYVTDRSMRFLAAEIVREKLMRFMGDELPYSVTVEIEQFKWQDNGVWQINALILVERESQKRMVIGNKGEKLKVIGREARKDLEAMLDNKVFLELWVKVKSGWADDERALRSLGYGED, from the coding sequence ATGACTCTTAATACACATTGCGGCATGGTGGCGATCGTTGGTCGCCCAAATGTTGGTAAATCAACGCTGTTAAATTGTATCGTTGAACAGAAAGTTAGTATCACCTCGCGTAAGCCTCAAACGACGCGTCATCGTATTTTAGGTATCCATACTGAAGACAACTACCAAGCGGTCTATGTTGATACGCCTGGACTTCACAGTGAAGAAAAGCGCGCAATCAACCGTCTAATGAACCGTGCAGCGTCAAGCTCGATTGGTGATGTTGAGATGATCTTGTTTGTTGTTGAAGGTACTCATTGGACATCGGATGATGAAATGGTACTCAACAAAATCAAAAATAGTGGTCATCCAATCTTTTTGATAATAAACAAAGCCGATAACGTAAAAGACAAAGAAGATCTTATCCCACACGTGCAGTGGCTTCATGAGAAAGGGGATTTTGCAGGCATTATTCCTATCTCTGCCAAAACGGGTAAAAACGTCGATTTGGTCAAAGCAGAAGTTCGTAAGCGTTTACCTGAATGTGAGTTTTATTTTCCAGAAGACTACGTAACTGACCGTTCTATGCGTTTTTTGGCGGCAGAAATTGTGCGTGAGAAACTGATGCGTTTTATGGGGGATGAGCTTCCTTATTCAGTTACTGTGGAAATAGAGCAATTCAAATGGCAAGACAATGGCGTATGGCAAATCAATGCGCTTATTTTGGTTGAACGTGAATCGCAAAAACGCATGGTGATCGGTAACAAAGGCGAAAAGCTTAAAGTTATCGGCCGTGAAGCACGCAAAGATCTCGAAGCGATGCTAGATAATAAAGTGTTCCTTGAACTGTGGGTTAAAGTTAAATCCGGCTGGGCTGATGATGAGCGTGCTCTTCGTAGTTTAGGGTACGGAGAAGACTAA
- the lepB gene encoding signal peptidase I: MAGYFSVFLVLLTLGSGLIWLVDHLVYAPKRRERIAIAKGSSQADLDDDVIAQIAPVPAITEGAKSIFPMIAAITIFRSFIFEPFQIPSGSMMPTLLVGDFILVQKYSYGIKDPVWRTQLVEVNEPKRGDIVVFKFPLDEKVDFIKRTIGLPGDRIVYRNKRLYIKPNCAEGQEKSGEMFCAEFNAVDMDIINRDEFYQGLMPLVRLKETLPGQTHDILINPEALESKGRYYQQQDTRADEWVVPEDSYFMMGDNRDNSQDSRMWGFVPKANLVGKAVFIWMSFEFENGPDSLLPSFVPTGVRFERLGSIQ, from the coding sequence ATGGCAGGTTACTTTTCAGTATTTTTAGTATTACTGACGCTGGGTTCAGGTTTAATTTGGCTTGTTGACCATTTGGTTTACGCACCAAAACGTCGTGAACGCATCGCAATTGCGAAAGGTTCTTCGCAAGCCGATTTAGACGACGATGTGATTGCGCAAATTGCGCCTGTGCCTGCCATTACTGAAGGTGCTAAGTCGATTTTTCCAATGATTGCAGCGATTACCATTTTTCGCTCATTCATTTTTGAACCATTTCAAATTCCTTCAGGCTCGATGATGCCAACATTGCTTGTAGGTGACTTTATTTTGGTTCAAAAGTACAGTTACGGCATTAAAGACCCGGTGTGGCGTACTCAACTTGTTGAGGTAAATGAGCCAAAACGTGGTGATATTGTGGTGTTTAAGTTTCCACTAGACGAAAAAGTGGATTTTATTAAACGCACAATAGGGCTTCCAGGTGATCGCATTGTGTATCGTAACAAGCGTTTATACATCAAGCCAAACTGTGCGGAAGGGCAGGAAAAGTCAGGCGAGATGTTCTGCGCTGAATTCAACGCGGTTGACATGGACATTATTAATCGTGACGAATTCTATCAAGGTCTAATGCCGTTGGTGCGTTTGAAAGAAACACTGCCAGGGCAAACACATGACATCTTGATCAATCCAGAAGCGCTTGAAAGCAAAGGCCGCTATTATCAACAACAAGATACCCGTGCAGATGAATGGGTTGTGCCAGAAGACAGCTATTTTATGATGGGTGACAACCGTGATAACAGCCAAGATAGTCGTATGTGGGGATTCGTTCCTAAGGCAAACTTGGTGGGTAAAGCGGTTTTCATTTGGATGAGTTTTGAGTTTGAGAATGGCCCTGATAGCCTTCTTCCTAGCTTTGTTCCAACTGGTGTTCGTTTTGAGCGCCTAGGTAGCATACAGTAA
- a CDS encoding SoxR reducing system RseC family protein gives MIEQTMTVIAVKGLRGELQAEAKKPCEGCNGRCGSQVFNKLFKTDKKTLWFDFQEAVEVGQKVTLSLDDRNLVAHSFYVYLLPLVAALVFAMFAALVLEIGEGGQILSALLGGIFGALVAKRRVSQFKHEIKLVKIYPISLPLTQIDGD, from the coding sequence ATGATCGAACAAACAATGACGGTGATTGCCGTCAAAGGTCTACGCGGCGAGTTACAAGCTGAGGCGAAGAAACCGTGTGAGGGCTGCAACGGACGTTGCGGCTCTCAGGTCTTTAATAAGCTCTTCAAAACAGACAAAAAAACGTTGTGGTTTGATTTTCAAGAAGCAGTAGAAGTCGGTCAAAAAGTCACTTTATCGTTAGACGACCGTAATTTGGTTGCGCACAGTTTTTATGTGTACTTGTTGCCGCTCGTTGCAGCTCTTGTCTTTGCTATGTTTGCAGCACTTGTCCTTGAAATTGGGGAAGGCGGACAGATTTTGTCGGCATTGCTCGGTGGAATATTTGGTGCGCTTGTTGCCAAACGGCGTGTTTCGCAATTCAAACACGAGATAAAATTGGTAAAAATTTATCCAATTAGCCTGCCTTTGACTCAAATTGATGGTGATTAA
- the nadB gene encoding L-aspartate oxidase: protein MNETKHHSTDVVIIGSGAAGLSLALSLANHCKVSVISKGALTEGSTLYAQGGIAAVFDKKNDSIESHVEDTLQAGGGLCDREAVHYTASNAKSCLKWLIEQGVPFDMEFDSEGKERFHLTREGGHSHRRILHAADATGRAVQTTLISQVQAHSGIQLLEYYNAIDLITDKQSQEKHVKGVYVYNRKAERVETISAKFVALATGGASKVYLYTSNPDVSSGDGIAMAWRAGCRVANMEFNQFHPTSLYHPDLQNFLITEAMRGEGALLRRPDGTRFMPDFDPREELAPRDIVARAIDFEMKRLGANCVYLDISHKDKDFIIEHFPTIYAKCLSVGLDITKDPIPVVPAAHYTCGGVMTNFDGKTDIDNLYAIGEVAYTGLHGANRMASNSLLECIVFAHAAAKDILAKLATHPEPPTLPEWDESRVTDSDEEIVITHNWHELRLFMWDYVGIVRSTKRLERALRRVELLKQEIQEYYANFRVSNNLLELRNLVQVSELIIRSALERKESRGLHYTIDYPELSENPTPTVLSPTDGDATIK from the coding sequence ATGAACGAAACCAAACACCACAGCACAGACGTTGTTATCATCGGTAGTGGAGCCGCAGGTTTATCACTTGCTCTTTCTCTGGCCAATCATTGTAAAGTTAGCGTGATCAGCAAAGGGGCGCTGACTGAAGGCTCTACGCTCTATGCGCAAGGTGGTATCGCTGCCGTTTTTGATAAGAAAAACGACAGTATTGAGTCACACGTTGAGGATACCCTCCAAGCTGGCGGTGGATTATGTGACAGAGAAGCGGTCCATTACACAGCAAGCAATGCAAAATCATGCTTAAAATGGCTCATCGAACAAGGCGTTCCATTTGATATGGAGTTTGATAGCGAAGGCAAAGAGCGCTTCCATTTAACTCGTGAAGGTGGGCATAGTCATAGACGCATTCTACACGCTGCCGATGCAACAGGACGTGCGGTCCAGACTACGCTTATCTCGCAAGTGCAAGCACACAGCGGCATTCAATTGCTTGAGTATTACAACGCGATTGACCTTATCACCGATAAACAAAGCCAAGAAAAACACGTTAAAGGCGTTTACGTATATAACCGTAAAGCAGAACGCGTAGAAACCATCAGCGCGAAGTTTGTCGCTTTGGCTACGGGTGGAGCAAGTAAGGTTTATTTGTATACCTCGAATCCGGACGTATCAAGTGGTGATGGTATTGCGATGGCATGGCGTGCAGGCTGCCGAGTTGCAAACATGGAATTCAATCAATTCCACCCAACGAGTCTCTATCACCCAGATTTACAGAACTTTTTAATCACAGAAGCCATGCGTGGTGAAGGTGCGCTATTACGACGTCCTGACGGCACACGTTTCATGCCAGATTTTGACCCTCGTGAAGAACTCGCCCCGCGCGACATCGTTGCCAGAGCAATTGACTTTGAAATGAAGCGTCTAGGCGCGAATTGCGTGTACCTCGATATTTCTCACAAAGACAAAGACTTTATTATCGAGCACTTCCCAACTATCTACGCGAAGTGCCTAAGTGTTGGGCTAGACATCACAAAAGATCCCATCCCTGTCGTCCCTGCCGCACATTACACCTGTGGTGGCGTAATGACGAACTTTGATGGGAAAACGGACATCGATAATCTTTATGCCATTGGCGAAGTCGCTTACACAGGCCTTCACGGGGCTAACCGTATGGCCAGTAACTCGCTGCTAGAATGCATTGTTTTTGCACATGCAGCCGCAAAAGACATCCTTGCAAAACTTGCTACACATCCAGAGCCACCGACATTACCGGAGTGGGATGAGAGCCGAGTAACAGACTCCGATGAGGAAATTGTCATTACTCACAACTGGCACGAACTGCGTTTGTTTATGTGGGACTACGTGGGGATTGTTCGTTCAACCAAACGTTTAGAGCGCGCACTGCGCCGTGTTGAACTTTTAAAACAAGAAATTCAAGAATACTACGCTAACTTCAGAGTAAGTAATAACTTACTTGAACTTCGTAACTTGGTACAAGTTTCCGAGCTGATAATTCGAAGCGCCTTGGAACGAAAGGAAAGTCGCGGTCTTCATTATACGATTGATTACCCCGAGTTAAGTGAAAATCCAACTCCGACGGTGCTTTCACCTACGGATGGCGATGCAACGATAAAATAG
- the pdxJ gene encoding pyridoxine 5'-phosphate synthase → MKEILLGVNVDHVATLRQARGTNYPDPVHAAAVAEHAGADGITIHLREDRRHIQDRDVYVMAKTLQTRMNFECAVTEEMLAIALEIKPAYVCLVPEKREELTTEGGLDVAGQKEKLTDAVKRLTDAGIKVSLFIDADKTQIDAAKEVGAPYIEIHTGCYADATTDEEQAKELARITEGVKYAHGKGIIVNAGHGLHYHNVKPIAAIPEIYELNIGHAIVARAAIDGMSKAVSDMRKLMKEARQGI, encoded by the coding sequence ATGAAAGAAATACTTTTAGGCGTGAATGTCGATCACGTTGCAACACTTCGCCAAGCGCGTGGAACAAACTACCCAGATCCTGTGCACGCGGCTGCTGTTGCTGAGCACGCAGGTGCTGATGGGATCACTATCCATTTACGTGAGGACCGTCGCCATATTCAAGACCGAGATGTTTATGTGATGGCTAAAACGTTGCAAACGCGCATGAATTTTGAGTGTGCGGTGACGGAAGAAATGCTAGCGATTGCGCTCGAGATTAAACCCGCTTACGTGTGTCTTGTGCCAGAAAAACGCGAAGAACTGACCACAGAAGGTGGCTTAGATGTTGCGGGCCAAAAAGAGAAGTTAACAGACGCAGTTAAACGTTTAACTGATGCAGGTATTAAAGTGTCACTATTTATCGATGCCGATAAAACACAGATTGATGCAGCAAAAGAGGTCGGTGCACCTTACATCGAGATTCACACCGGTTGTTATGCAGACGCAACGACGGATGAAGAACAAGCGAAAGAACTCGCTCGCATTACTGAAGGCGTAAAATACGCTCATGGGAAAGGCATTATCGTGAATGCAGGGCACGGTTTACATTATCACAACGTGAAACCTATCGCTGCTATTCCTGAAATCTACGAACTAAACATCGGTCATGCCATAGTTGCAAGAGCCGCGATTGACGGCATGTCGAAAGCAGTTTCCGATATGCGTAAATTGATGAAAGAAGCTAGACAAGGCATTTAA
- a CDS encoding MucB/RseB C-terminal domain-containing protein → MKKLFIAILCFATSWAQAQEVVSAKQLLTNLAEAVHSRNFDASYVVVKGKAMEPYRWLHGKKDDIEVEFLSLLNGAGLEMVRVGNQVTYFEPQSEPYAIDTDSIAGPIPEVLFKDISVLESHYDFVLGGKGRIAGRAAQLVRIESKDENKYNYWLWVDVESSLLLKAAFVNQTGEMLEQLQLTHLSITEEPVAQLLEIAGRDFPKALPKVTTQAAKDAKDNWRIEWLPKGFELLKSDRHKLDLNNELADYYLFSDGLVDVSVFVQRPLPGKRPSGALTSGATTVYVHNSGRFDVSVVGNIPAMTAKSIAESVTRPL, encoded by the coding sequence ATGAAAAAGCTGTTTATTGCGATACTCTGCTTTGCAACTTCTTGGGCGCAAGCTCAGGAAGTTGTCAGTGCAAAACAACTGCTTACCAACCTTGCCGAAGCGGTTCACAGTCGAAATTTTGATGCTTCTTATGTTGTCGTTAAAGGAAAAGCAATGGAACCTTATCGTTGGTTGCATGGCAAAAAAGACGATATTGAAGTTGAATTCTTAAGTCTTCTCAATGGCGCTGGTTTGGAAATGGTCAGAGTAGGTAACCAAGTGACTTATTTTGAACCTCAATCAGAACCTTACGCGATTGATACTGACAGCATTGCAGGGCCTATTCCTGAAGTGCTTTTCAAAGATATTTCCGTACTTGAATCCCACTATGATTTCGTTTTGGGTGGTAAAGGCCGAATCGCTGGTCGAGCTGCGCAACTTGTGCGAATCGAATCAAAAGACGAGAACAAATACAACTATTGGCTGTGGGTTGATGTGGAATCTTCCTTGCTTTTGAAAGCTGCGTTTGTAAATCAAACGGGTGAAATGCTGGAACAACTTCAATTGACTCATCTGAGCATAACAGAAGAACCCGTTGCACAATTACTTGAAATTGCTGGTCGAGATTTTCCCAAAGCGTTGCCTAAAGTGACGACTCAAGCAGCCAAAGATGCGAAAGATAACTGGCGTATCGAATGGTTACCGAAAGGGTTTGAGCTACTAAAATCGGACAGGCATAAACTCGATTTGAACAACGAATTGGCTGACTATTATCTTTTCTCGGATGGTCTGGTTGACGTTTCCGTCTTCGTTCAGCGTCCGCTGCCTGGTAAACGCCCAAGTGGCGCGTTAACGTCAGGCGCTACAACTGTGTACGTCCATAACTCGGGTCGCTTTGACGTTTCGGTGGTTGGCAATATTCCTGCAATGACGGCAAAAAGTATCGCTGAATCGGTAACGCGACCTTTATGA
- the lepA gene encoding translation elongation factor 4 yields the protein MKHKHIRNFSIIAHIDHGKSTLSDRLIQVCGGLTEREMQQQVLDSMDIERERGITIKAQSVTLNYTAKDGETYQLNFIDTPGHVDFTYEVSRSLAACEGALLVVDAGQGVEAQTLANCYTALEMNLEVIPVLNKIDLPQADPLRVAEEIEDIVGIEALEAVRCSAKTGIGIDEVLEVLVRDIPPPEGDPKAPLQALIIDSWFDPYQGVVSLVRIKHGELHQKDKIKIMSSGQVYEVDNIGIFTPKQTKTGVLKTGEVGYVIAGIKDIHGAPVGDTITLVKDPAPQRLPGFKRVKPQVYAGMFPIASDEYEAFRDALNKLSLNDASLQFEPENSTALGFGFRIGFLGMLHMEIIQERLEREYDMDLITTAPTVVYEIKMKNGDVIQIDNPCDLPPINNIEEIREPIVEANILVPQDYLGNVITLCIEKRGMQTKMTYHGNQVAVTYELPMAEVVMDFFDKLKSTSRGFASLDYNFIRFQEADMVRVDILINGDRVDALAIIAHKDFAQSRGRQLAEALKELIPRQQFDIAIQAVIGAHVIARTTVKQLRKNVLAKCYGGDVSRKKKLLQKQKEGKKRMKQLGNVEVPQDAFLAILKVGK from the coding sequence ATGAAGCACAAGCATATCCGTAACTTTTCGATCATCGCCCATATCGACCATGGTAAATCGACGCTTTCAGACCGCTTAATACAAGTCTGCGGTGGTCTTACTGAGCGTGAAATGCAGCAGCAAGTATTGGATTCAATGGACATCGAGCGTGAACGTGGTATCACTATTAAAGCGCAAAGTGTGACGCTGAACTATACCGCCAAAGATGGTGAAACGTATCAGCTAAACTTTATCGACACACCTGGACACGTTGACTTTACCTATGAAGTTTCACGTTCGCTTGCCGCATGTGAAGGTGCGTTGTTGGTTGTTGATGCAGGCCAAGGTGTTGAAGCTCAAACTCTGGCAAACTGTTACACGGCATTGGAAATGAACTTAGAAGTAATTCCAGTGCTTAATAAGATCGACTTACCTCAAGCCGATCCACTGCGCGTTGCTGAAGAAATCGAAGACATTGTTGGCATTGAAGCGCTAGAAGCTGTTCGTTGTAGTGCGAAAACAGGTATCGGTATTGATGAAGTTTTGGAAGTGCTCGTGCGCGATATTCCGCCGCCAGAAGGTGATCCAAAAGCTCCGTTGCAAGCGCTTATCATCGACTCTTGGTTTGACCCTTACCAAGGCGTTGTGTCACTGGTTCGTATTAAACACGGTGAACTACATCAAAAAGACAAGATTAAAATCATGTCGTCGGGGCAAGTTTATGAGGTCGACAACATCGGTATCTTTACACCTAAACAAACAAAAACAGGTGTATTGAAGACGGGTGAAGTAGGTTACGTAATCGCAGGCATCAAAGATATTCATGGTGCGCCTGTTGGTGATACGATCACGCTTGTAAAAGACCCAGCTCCTCAACGTTTACCGGGTTTTAAACGTGTTAAACCGCAAGTTTATGCGGGTATGTTCCCGATTGCATCGGACGAGTATGAAGCGTTCCGTGATGCACTAAATAAATTAAGCTTGAATGACGCATCGCTGCAGTTTGAGCCTGAAAACTCAACGGCACTTGGCTTTGGTTTCCGTATCGGTTTCCTTGGCATGCTCCACATGGAGATTATTCAAGAGCGCTTAGAGCGTGAATATGACATGGATCTTATCACTACTGCACCAACGGTAGTGTATGAAATCAAAATGAAAAATGGAGACGTTATTCAGATTGATAACCCATGTGATTTACCGCCAATTAATAACATTGAAGAAATCCGCGAACCTATCGTTGAAGCAAATATCCTAGTACCACAAGATTATCTAGGTAACGTTATTACGCTTTGTATTGAAAAGCGCGGTATGCAAACGAAGATGACTTACCACGGCAACCAAGTTGCGGTAACGTACGAATTGCCGATGGCTGAAGTGGTCATGGATTTCTTTGATAAATTAAAATCAACGAGCCGTGGTTTTGCGTCACTTGATTACAACTTCATTCGCTTCCAAGAAGCCGATATGGTTCGAGTTGATATCCTAATCAATGGTGACCGAGTTGATGCACTTGCGATTATCGCGCATAAAGATTTCGCACAATCACGTGGTCGTCAGCTAGCTGAAGCGTTGAAAGAGCTTATCCCTCGTCAACAATTCGATATTGCAATTCAAGCCGTAATCGGTGCGCATGTAATTGCTCGTACAACGGTGAAACAATTACGTAAAAACGTATTGGCAAAATGTTACGGTGGTGACGTAAGCCGTAAGAAGAAACTCCTTCAGAAACAGAAAGAAGGTAAGAAACGTATGAAGCAGTTAGGTAATGTTGAAGTACCTCAAGATGCGTTCTTAGCGATTCTGAAGGTAGGAAAATAA
- a CDS encoding sigma-E factor negative regulatory protein — translation MTNANKHASLEQTTSDIFDGEVGHSFEMLNGLEHDKFVRYALIGDAMRAENEKSICIDITAQVAAALESEPTYNMSHNEQASDIRAEAVNDDVKSNVISLARYKKPLAQFAIAASVCLVALVGVNNNTTQSELNNTLPSLQTMPLTGSVSPVSLSTEQPAIENAAQGLRELQQQRIGALVLEHQRQSRMAYALQQAKQLEEQKKASDVTEEQN, via the coding sequence ATGACTAATGCAAACAAACACGCTTCGCTAGAGCAGACTACATCAGACATTTTTGATGGTGAGGTAGGGCACTCTTTTGAAATGCTGAATGGACTTGAACACGATAAATTCGTGCGTTACGCGCTTATCGGTGACGCGATGCGTGCGGAAAATGAAAAGTCCATCTGTATTGATATTACAGCGCAAGTAGCTGCTGCACTTGAAAGCGAACCGACGTACAATATGTCGCATAACGAGCAAGCTTCAGACATTCGTGCTGAGGCCGTCAATGACGATGTAAAATCGAACGTTATTTCTTTGGCTCGCTATAAAAAGCCTTTAGCTCAATTTGCGATTGCAGCAAGTGTGTGTTTGGTTGCTTTAGTGGGTGTGAATAATAATACAACGCAGTCTGAGTTGAACAACACGCTTCCATCTTTGCAAACGATGCCGCTTACCGGCTCGGTTTCTCCAGTGAGTTTGTCAACAGAACAGCCGGCGATTGAAAATGCAGCTCAAGGTCTAAGAGAGCTTCAACAACAACGTATTGGTGCGCTTGTGCTTGAGCATCAGCGCCAGTCTAGAATGGCGTACGCGTTGCAACAAGCTAAACAGCTTGAAGAACAGAAGAAAGCGTCAGACGTGACAGAGGAACAAAACTAA
- the rnc gene encoding ribonuclease III codes for MKKDVKELYKKIGYEFESPAFLEQAMTHRSYKGQHNERLEFLGDSILSFVIANALYHKFPKAREGDLSRMRSTLVRGQTLAEFGVEFGLGDYLRLGPGELKSGGYRRESTLADAVEAIIGAVFLDSNIETCSQLVLAWYESRLEEISPGHNQKDPKTLLQEYLQARKLPLPGYTVIDTKGQAHNQTFTVECIVEGMESIISVGSSRRKAEQKAAEKALKKLKHDS; via the coding sequence ATGAAAAAAGACGTAAAAGAGCTATACAAAAAAATAGGTTATGAATTCGAATCGCCTGCTTTTCTTGAGCAGGCAATGACCCATCGTAGTTACAAAGGGCAACACAACGAGCGCCTCGAATTTCTAGGTGACTCCATTTTGAGCTTTGTTATTGCTAATGCCCTATACCACAAATTTCCAAAAGCACGAGAGGGTGATTTGAGCCGTATGCGTTCGACTCTAGTGCGCGGTCAAACATTGGCTGAGTTTGGTGTGGAATTTGGTCTTGGGGATTACCTACGTTTAGGTCCAGGTGAATTAAAAAGTGGTGGTTATCGCCGTGAGTCAACCTTAGCAGATGCGGTTGAAGCGATCATTGGCGCAGTATTCCTCGATTCAAATATTGAAACCTGCTCGCAATTAGTGCTTGCATGGTATGAATCCCGTTTGGAAGAAATTTCACCAGGTCATAACCAAAAAGATCCGAAAACATTACTTCAAGAATACTTACAAGCCCGCAAGTTGCCATTACCTGGCTATACTGTAATAGATACGAAAGGGCAGGCCCATAATCAAACGTTCACGGTCGAATGTATTGTTGAAGGTATGGAAAGTATTATTTCGGTAGGTAGCTCACGCCGTAAGGCAGAGCAAAAAGCAGCTGAAAAAGCGCTAAAGAAGTTAAAGCATGACTCTTAA
- the recO gene encoding DNA repair protein RecO, with translation MDSDFARAYLLHRRPVSDSQVMLNVVVEGVGHIKMLARIKGKQQLKHNAQLQPFFPLLCRYAGRHDMKYLNQFELLTLGNAMQGRRLYCGFYMNELSYRLMPINEPLEGAFELYQSHLSRLQNGEELEIVLRSYEFELLNLLGFGIEFDYDADGNSVNPKLTYRYVAECGFVQSAYGYRGQVLLNIAQHDYEPIETRQQAKRLSREVLRPLLGYRDLKSRELFI, from the coding sequence TTGGACAGCGATTTCGCTCGCGCCTATTTGTTGCATCGAAGACCTGTGAGTGACTCACAAGTGATGCTCAATGTAGTCGTTGAGGGAGTCGGACATATTAAGATGCTTGCCCGTATCAAGGGCAAGCAACAACTTAAACATAACGCGCAACTCCAACCTTTTTTCCCGCTACTTTGCCGATATGCAGGTCGGCATGACATGAAATACCTCAATCAATTCGAACTTCTCACACTTGGTAATGCAATGCAGGGGAGACGGCTCTACTGCGGGTTTTACATGAATGAACTGAGTTATCGATTAATGCCCATAAACGAGCCATTAGAAGGGGCATTCGAACTCTATCAAAGCCACCTTTCCCGATTGCAAAATGGCGAAGAATTAGAAATTGTATTACGCAGTTATGAATTTGAATTGTTGAACTTACTTGGTTTCGGCATCGAGTTTGATTATGATGCTGACGGAAATTCTGTTAACCCAAAATTAACGTATCGGTATGTCGCTGAATGTGGCTTTGTACAAAGTGCTTACGGCTATCGCGGGCAGGTATTGTTGAACATCGCCCAACATGATTACGAGCCGATTGAAACACGCCAACAGGCAAAACGTTTGAGCCGTGAGGTTTTACGTCCTTTGTTGGGCTATAGAGATTTAAAGAGTCGAGAGCTGTTCATTTAA